The following coding sequences lie in one Magnetococcales bacterium genomic window:
- a CDS encoding ABC transporter ATP-binding protein yields the protein MTNSPVFNPDDMTGTFQAVRRLFYYYPWQLPGLIGIMVVSGFLEGVGVVLLIPILNLALGQTAETQGISATILDAIQHSGFTISLFSGLGLFLLISALQVAMSFWRDLTASRLCTHFQRTLRHQLLQAIFAAGWPFFTASRKSVMANTLTDEVNRAIHFLLYVSQLLSNLVMVIIYAGLALMVSWHLTVGVVTFGSLVMFFMRPLVRRGLNLGGQITELNTGFKSAILEYMENAKFIKAGGLEKLVVAQVGHISEKIAQAWYGTIFFPASNRIVFEVIMVGNLCLAIDIGIEKIGMGLSEVLVLLFVFYRFFPRMQQLVSLYFAVLSNIPGLHDVERLLQNARMHQESWLPGRGLAFREMQKGMQLVQVNFGYTPAQSTLDHIDLDIAKGTTVALVGESGCGKSTLLDLIMGLQRPRTGQILVDGIPLTDHDPVTWRQAIGYVAQETLLLHDTIAANIGWGAEVALDSDAIRTYARMAQADEFIQQLPEKYDTLIGDRGVRLSGGQRQRLALARALARQPRLLVLDEATSALDSQSETLVQNTIDQLAGSITILLIAHRFSTVRHADLILVLKQGRIIDRGTWQDLSNRPGYFQDLLQIQEKNAQSQPILQCNQTG from the coding sequence TTGACCAACTCGCCCGTGTTCAATCCTGATGACATGACTGGTACCTTCCAGGCCGTGCGTCGCCTGTTTTATTATTATCCCTGGCAGTTGCCGGGTCTGATCGGAATCATGGTCGTGAGCGGTTTTCTGGAAGGGGTCGGTGTTGTCTTGTTGATTCCCATCCTCAATCTGGCCTTGGGCCAGACCGCAGAAACCCAGGGCATCAGTGCCACCATCCTGGATGCAATTCAACACTCCGGTTTCACCATTTCTCTCTTTTCAGGTCTGGGTCTGTTTTTACTGATTTCTGCCCTGCAAGTGGCCATGTCCTTTTGGCGGGATCTCACGGCCAGTCGATTGTGTACCCATTTCCAGCGCACACTTCGCCACCAACTGTTGCAAGCCATTTTTGCTGCCGGTTGGCCTTTCTTCACCGCTTCCCGAAAAAGCGTCATGGCCAATACTTTGACCGATGAAGTCAATCGGGCAATCCACTTTCTGCTCTATGTTTCACAGTTGCTCTCCAATCTGGTCATGGTGATCATCTATGCCGGGTTGGCCTTGATGGTCTCTTGGCATTTGACGGTTGGTGTGGTGACTTTTGGCAGCCTGGTCATGTTTTTCATGCGTCCTTTGGTCAGACGTGGCCTGAATCTTGGCGGACAGATCACAGAACTGAATACGGGTTTCAAAAGCGCCATTCTCGAATATATGGAAAATGCCAAATTCATCAAGGCAGGTGGCCTCGAAAAACTTGTCGTTGCCCAGGTTGGCCATATTTCTGAAAAAATCGCGCAGGCCTGGTATGGAACAATATTTTTTCCCGCTTCGAACAGGATTGTATTTGAAGTGATCATGGTCGGCAATCTTTGCCTGGCCATTGACATCGGAATTGAAAAGATCGGCATGGGTCTGTCGGAAGTTCTCGTACTGTTGTTTGTGTTTTATCGTTTTTTTCCACGCATGCAGCAGTTGGTTTCCCTGTATTTTGCCGTTCTGTCGAACATTCCGGGGCTGCATGATGTTGAAAGGTTGTTGCAGAATGCCCGCATGCACCAGGAAAGCTGGCTTCCCGGTCGTGGTCTGGCCTTTCGGGAGATGCAAAAGGGCATGCAACTGGTTCAGGTCAATTTTGGCTATACGCCTGCGCAATCGACTCTGGACCATATCGATCTGGACATTGCCAAAGGAACCACTGTGGCTTTGGTCGGGGAGTCGGGTTGTGGCAAAAGCACGCTGCTGGATCTGATCATGGGTCTTCAGCGTCCCCGGACCGGTCAGATTCTGGTGGATGGCATCCCCCTGACCGACCATGATCCGGTCACCTGGCGGCAGGCCATCGGTTATGTTGCCCAGGAGACGCTTTTATTGCATGACACCATTGCTGCCAATATTGGCTGGGGCGCGGAGGTGGCACTCGACAGCGATGCCATTCGAACGTATGCCCGCATGGCCCAGGCCGATGAATTCATCCAGCAACTTCCTGAAAAATATGACACCCTCATTGGGGATCGGGGCGTCCGTCTCTCCGGTGGTCAACGCCAGCGTCTGGCCCTGGCGCGTGCCCTGGCCCGTCAACCCAGACTGCTTGTTCTGGACGAAGCCACCAGCGCCTTGGATTCCCAATCCGAAACCCTGGTGCAAAACACCATCGACCAACTGGCTGGATCCATCACCATTTTATTGATCGCGCATCGGTTTTCGACAGTGCGCCATGCCGACCTGATCCTGGTCCTGAAACAGGGGCGTATCATTGACCGGGGGACCTGGCAGGACCTTTCCAACCGTCCCGGATATTTTCAGGACTTGTTGCAGATCCAGGAAAAAAACGCCCAAAGCCAGCCAATTCTTCAATGCAACCAGACTGGTTGA
- a CDS encoding glycosyltransferase: MRILLTADPILPVPPLLYGGIERIIDALITGLRSRGHVIGLVALPESTATVDFFAPWPVPQPPQAQLRLEHVSNMRALQCAVRAFRPELLHSFSRLLYLLPFFLRRQPPMIMTYERAPTYATTHWASRLAKDSLTFTGCSADLCRTGQRAGGVWHPIHNFVEMHKYTFQPHVPQDAPLVFLSRIERIKGTHTAIAIAQRTGRRLLIAGNHAETGPEGVYWHTEILPHLGQNGIEYVGPVNDAQKNELLGQAAAMIVPIEWEEPFGIVFAEALACGTPVISAPRGALPEIVRQGVDGFLIHSIEEGCQAVGKLAALDRANCRRQAETCFSETVILDRYEALYRQTVQGARSP; encoded by the coding sequence ATGCGCATCCTGCTGACCGCTGACCCGATACTGCCCGTTCCTCCCCTGCTGTATGGGGGGATCGAACGGATCATCGATGCCCTGATCACGGGTCTTCGCAGCCGGGGCCATGTCATTGGCCTCGTTGCCCTCCCGGAGTCCACGGCGACCGTCGATTTTTTTGCTCCATGGCCCGTTCCGCAACCACCTCAGGCTCAGCTTCGCCTGGAGCATGTGTCCAACATGCGTGCCCTCCAGTGCGCCGTCCGGGCGTTCCGGCCCGAATTGCTCCACAGTTTTTCGAGGTTGTTGTACCTGCTGCCCTTTTTTTTGCGCCGCCAGCCGCCCATGATCATGACCTATGAACGGGCACCGACCTATGCCACCACCCATTGGGCCAGCCGCCTGGCCAAGGATTCCCTGACCTTCACCGGCTGTAGTGCCGATCTCTGCCGGACAGGCCAGCGTGCCGGCGGCGTCTGGCACCCCATACACAATTTTGTCGAAATGCATAAATACACCTTTCAGCCACACGTACCGCAGGATGCCCCGCTCGTGTTCTTGAGCCGGATCGAGCGCATCAAGGGAACCCATACCGCCATTGCCATTGCCCAACGCACCGGTCGCCGCCTGCTCATCGCCGGCAATCATGCCGAAACCGGTCCCGAGGGAGTTTACTGGCACACGGAAATCCTGCCCCACCTCGGCCAGAATGGCATCGAGTACGTCGGTCCCGTCAACGATGCCCAAAAAAATGAACTGCTGGGACAGGCCGCCGCCATGATCGTGCCCATCGAATGGGAAGAACCGTTCGGCATCGTCTTTGCGGAGGCCCTGGCCTGTGGCACCCCGGTCATCTCGGCACCCCGGGGGGCATTGCCGGAGATTGTGCGCCAAGGGGTGGACGGATTTTTGATCCATTCCATCGAGGAGGGGTGCCAGGCCGTCGGCAAACTTGCTGCCCTGGATCGCGCCAACTGCCGCCGGCAAGCCGAAACATGTTTTTCGGAAACCGTCATCCTGGATCGGTACGAGGCCCTGTATCGCCAGACCGTCCAGGGTGCCAGGTCCCCATGA